The Sediminitomix flava genome includes a window with the following:
- a CDS encoding DUF3857 domain-containing protein produces the protein MKYFLVLFFIAILPLSSIAQDSASIELDTLEVETDSTESEYHFWGNITDAHLNMKVAPIDSASHSVMLYDIGSYNFYYSSRPVLFKRKRIVKILKEDGINDYGVIEIPFQSYTDRVYNYDAAIIRQEDDSVIINTVPAENFVIEEGYDGWASLKIAFTKLQIGDIIIWNYWKSSDNPIYIEPWEFQNEIPTLSSRISVSRIHPNLKFNYYIRGEALADKYTGGDFSLFELNDLPPMKDEAFVSNPKDYKDVIYFQLSGIEIPGYKKRGFMRSWDDLSKSFYSRDEVKSFHKGRKYKNDLELIPYSSDSLVYLQNIRNYVIEHFEWDGKEGLYPKLSHKQLDKKKIANSATINLYLHGLLKEAGFDVSLFLISTRSNGQFSTKTPLLTQFNYLLCYLNLDNQVLLLDATTKELPYDILPMECWVGNGLKLGKKEGESEMISGLKTSKNYRSRSLVNISFDSLLNMNVSRKVSYSGFEAMLVREILNQEGEKKFKELYMPSDIEDDSIAIQNNDDPSKDLLIDMSYFKEREDGVYFDISQFFEIQENDFKQETRYLPIEISHDQRIYQVINIEVPDNYSLSSIPKPVKLVIPGRLGSFQYNVVERNYNMEGEMKNVISINIVYNLKEIIIQKDYYQYYKEFHIQLLAKLKEPLIFTKNEM, from the coding sequence ATGAAATATTTTTTGGTTCTATTTTTTATTGCAATTCTACCTTTATCTTCTATTGCGCAAGATAGTGCTAGTATAGAGTTAGATACCTTAGAAGTTGAAACTGATTCTACAGAGTCAGAATATCATTTTTGGGGTAATATTACCGATGCTCATCTAAATATGAAAGTAGCACCTATAGATTCAGCCTCACATTCTGTGATGTTATATGATATAGGGAGTTACAATTTTTATTATTCGTCAAGACCAGTTCTATTTAAAAGAAAACGGATTGTAAAAATTTTAAAGGAAGATGGTATAAATGATTACGGTGTGATTGAAATACCCTTTCAGTCTTATACCGATAGAGTTTATAATTATGATGCAGCTATTATTAGACAAGAGGATGACTCAGTTATTATAAATACTGTTCCAGCAGAAAATTTTGTGATTGAAGAGGGCTATGATGGTTGGGCTTCTCTTAAAATAGCATTTACGAAGTTACAAATTGGGGATATTATTATTTGGAACTATTGGAAGTCTTCAGACAATCCCATTTACATAGAACCGTGGGAGTTTCAGAATGAAATTCCAACCTTGTCAAGTCGAATATCTGTTTCAAGAATTCACCCCAACCTTAAATTTAATTATTATATAAGGGGGGAAGCGTTAGCTGATAAGTATACAGGAGGTGACTTCAGTCTTTTTGAATTAAACGATTTACCACCAATGAAGGATGAGGCATTTGTTAGTAATCCAAAAGACTATAAAGATGTTATTTATTTTCAGCTTTCGGGCATTGAAATACCAGGATATAAAAAAAGAGGGTTTATGAGATCATGGGATGATCTTTCTAAATCATTTTATAGTAGAGATGAAGTCAAATCTTTCCATAAAGGACGTAAGTATAAAAATGACTTAGAACTTATTCCATATTCATCAGATAGTTTGGTTTATCTTCAGAATATAAGAAATTATGTGATTGAGCATTTTGAGTGGGATGGTAAAGAAGGCTTGTACCCAAAGCTTAGTCATAAACAATTAGATAAAAAGAAGATAGCAAATTCTGCTACAATTAATTTATATCTTCATGGTCTTTTGAAAGAGGCAGGGTTTGACGTTTCGTTATTTCTAATAAGTACTAGAAGTAATGGTCAGTTTTCGACCAAAACACCACTCTTAACACAATTCAATTATCTTCTCTGTTACTTGAATTTAGATAATCAAGTGCTTTTACTTGATGCGACAACGAAAGAGTTACCATATGACATACTTCCAATGGAGTGTTGGGTAGGGAATGGTTTGAAGTTAGGGAAAAAGGAAGGAGAATCTGAAATGATAAGTGGCTTAAAAACTTCTAAAAATTATAGAAGTAGAAGCTTAGTGAATATCTCTTTTGATTCTTTACTGAATATGAATGTGAGTCGTAAGGTAAGCTATTCTGGTTTTGAAGCAATGTTAGTTCGCGAAATCTTAAATCAAGAAGGTGAAAAGAAGTTTAAGGAATTATATATGCCGTCAGATATTGAAGATGATTCTATTGCAATTCAAAATAATGATGATCCTAGTAAAGATCTATTGATTGACATGAGTTATTTCAAAGAAAGGGAAGATGGTGTATATTTTGATATCTCTCAATTTTTTGAAATTCAAGAAAATGACTTTAAACAAGAAACTAGATATCTTCCAATTGAAATCTCACATGATCAGAGAATATATCAAGTCATTAACATTGAAGTACCTGATAATTATAGTTTAAGTTCCATCCCGAAACCTGTTAAATTGGTAATCCCTGGTAGATTAGGATCATTTCAATATAATGTAGTTGAGCGAAACTATAATATGGAGGGGGAAATGAAGAATGTTATATCAATCAATATTGTGTATAATCTAAAAGAAATTATCATTCAGAAAGATTATTATCAGTATTACAAAGAGTTTCATATTCAGCTTCTAGCTAAACTCAAAGAGCCTTTGATTTTTACAAAAAATGAGATGTAG
- a CDS encoding DUF6952 family protein: MKIPVIKKLVANYSVEELEKAEEALGDEQKPQIEIDGEDEGEMLTHAYAAIWVKNKMIEDNMEFREAMRAFTQKVRKSIS, translated from the coding sequence ATGAAAATACCTGTGATAAAAAAGTTAGTAGCCAACTACTCTGTAGAGGAATTGGAGAAGGCTGAAGAGGCTTTAGGGGATGAACAGAAGCCTCAAATTGAAATAGATGGAGAGGATGAGGGAGAAATGCTTACTCATGCCTATGCTGCTATTTGGGTTAAGAATAAAATGATTGAAGATAATATGGAATTTAGGGAAGCTATGAGAGCTTTTACTCAAAAAGTCAGAAAGTCTATTAGCTAG
- a CDS encoding thioredoxin family protein: MAVIDAFDNNIQDLLNENKKVVIKFYAGWCGSCRLFKPKYRRLSEDERFSNVAFLDIDAEQNPEIRKKAGVNNLPFFAVFKDGELVDAKTTAKEDAVVEMIQKIL, from the coding sequence ATGGCAGTAATCGACGCTTTTGATAATAATATCCAAGATCTTTTAAATGAAAATAAAAAAGTTGTCATCAAGTTTTATGCGGGTTGGTGTGGCTCATGTCGACTATTTAAACCTAAATATCGAAGGCTATCTGAAGATGAGCGATTCTCGAATGTCGCTTTTTTAGATATTGATGCTGAACAAAACCCTGAAATTAGAAAGAAAGCAGGTGTGAATAATTTACCATTCTTTGCAGTATTTAAAGATGGAGAATTGGTTGATGCTAAAACGACAGCAAAGGAAGATGCTGTTGTAGAAATGATTCAGAAAATATTATAG
- a CDS encoding BspA family leucine-rich repeat surface protein, whose translation MKNFYLTSSLSLSLFFSLLFTSNLWAQDRPFIVTVEIPENSKDFYIKIAGETNGSGASDYTIDWGDGIVSAGGSMTERHESHIYAAPGTYTVSVSGFMPNLTFMKFQYASPNSNEAKNAAKVKTLEQWGDNTWYSTGFMLGHTKNMVCNYTDSPDLSNVISMIWMFGFSAFNGTVVDWDVSNVEDLSFVFHETRSFNGDLSSWDVSNVTNMSWIFYGAESFNGDLSSWDVSSVVYMISMFYRANSFEGDLSTWDVSSATDMSSMFYNVNNFTSDLSSWDVSSVTDMSSMFYNVNNFTSDLSSWDVSSVTNMSSMFYNVNNFTSDLSSWDVSSVTNMSSMFYNVNNFTSDLSSWDVSSVTDMSSMFYNVNNFTSDLSSWNVSSVTDMSSMFYEVNLGFINYEKLLIAWAEQDVVHNVNFWGGNNFCNQKSIAARQKLIIEKGWSISDKGIKCPGPVSFNALGGTPNIIDDQTPNDDHQVVPPSEAPTKDGLYAKWYTSEDEGVTFGDAWDFNDVVISEMTLYAQYYEGGTITYELSGGENNPKNPLAYTVHDEIVFSTPSKLGYSFLGWYDNADFEGEPIETVELGSRGNVSLWAQWEIEEYTITYSLNGGDNSASNPSIYTVLDEVTLEEPTKLGYAFLGWYDNQYFTGEPLTDLIGIARDINLWAKWEFGVKPQGEGTEANPYQISNLGELRWLSVGLENGLTEEERWQGDNAFYVLTANIDATETAEWRNGKGFAPIGSYFSYLFDGSFDGQGYTISNLYISNESENDQGLFGGIFGAEIKNLRLENLQIKGNDAVGAIGYAAQSTITGIHVSGTIEGNERVGGIVGSLTNTTIGQSSSDVEITASKEVGGLVGYATTVFGAGGLDAKINYSFAVGEINGTSHLGGILGYGATSVEISNTFSTLDISGASEVGGIAGENNGGYTEKSYAIGAISASGSSVGGVIGVNSTGLWVEKSYWDKETTGVTTSAGLNDSNGLKTSEFNQQNKFSSWDFTNDWVITKLRYDEAPRPYFRWQTIEVTATTDGNGVIEGDALFVEVGSSPIFTVVPNEGYNVSTVTVDEQEITLDDNSSFTIEEVTEAATIHATFELKTFDITVTQADNGVISPSTATVDYDSSQVFTITPNEGYEITDVQVDGESVGIVSEYTFENVSEEHTITASYALKTFDITVTQGENGMISPSTTTVNYGSNQTFVITADDNYEIADVLVDGESVGLVSEYTFENVTEVHAITASFIIKSFKISVLQSEGGEISPESTIVNYGKELSFTITPDYGYNIANVYVDGEGVGAIESYTFENVTEEHEIRAEFSRITSVEIELGEISFYPNPSSHWIELSGIETNSNLLIVNSIGVSVASYNIKTSKQKISIVELPTGVYFLKLDGKLIGKLVKE comes from the coding sequence ATGAAAAACTTTTACCTAACATCAAGCTTATCTTTAAGCTTATTCTTTTCACTACTGTTTACTTCAAACCTTTGGGCACAAGACCGTCCTTTTATTGTCACAGTAGAAATTCCTGAAAACAGTAAAGACTTTTACATCAAGATTGCTGGAGAAACCAATGGCTCTGGCGCAAGTGATTATACCATTGATTGGGGAGATGGTATTGTTAGTGCAGGTGGTTCAATGACTGAGAGGCACGAAAGTCATATTTATGCTGCTCCAGGAACTTATACAGTAAGTGTGAGTGGCTTTATGCCCAATTTGACTTTCATGAAGTTCCAATATGCATCACCTAATTCTAATGAAGCCAAAAATGCTGCAAAAGTAAAGACATTGGAGCAGTGGGGAGATAACACTTGGTATAGTACGGGTTTTATGCTAGGTCATACTAAAAATATGGTTTGCAATTATACCGATAGTCCAGACTTATCAAATGTTATTAGTATGATTTGGATGTTTGGTTTTAGTGCTTTTAATGGAACTGTTGTAGACTGGGATGTTTCGAATGTTGAGGATTTATCATTTGTATTTCACGAAACACGTTCGTTCAATGGCGATTTGAGTTCATGGGATGTATCAAATGTAACGAATATGTCATGGATTTTTTATGGAGCAGAAAGTTTTAATGGTGATTTGAGTTCATGGGATGTGTCAAGTGTAGTGTACATGATATCAATGTTTTATAGGGCAAATTCTTTTGAAGGAGATTTAAGTACATGGGATGTGTCATCAGCGACAGATATGTCTTCGATGTTTTATAATGTGAATAATTTCACGAGTGACTTGAGTTCATGGGATGTATCTTCAGTGACGGATATGTCCTCGATGTTTTATAATGTGAATAATTTCACGAGTGACTTGAGTTCATGGGATGTGTCTTCGGTGACGAATATGTCCTCAATGTTTTATAATGTGAATAATTTCACGAGTGATTTGAGTTCATGGGATGTGTCTTCGGTGACGAATATGTCCTCAATGTTTTATAATGTGAATAATTTCACAAGTGACTTGAGTTCATGGGATGTGTCTTCAGTGACGGATATGTCCTCGATGTTTTATAATGTGAATAATTTCACGAGTGACTTGAGTTCATGGAATGTGTCTTCAGTGACAGATATGTCCTCGATGTTTTATGAAGTAAATTTAGGTTTTATAAACTATGAAAAACTATTGATTGCTTGGGCAGAGCAAGATGTGGTACATAATGTTAATTTTTGGGGTGGCAATAACTTCTGTAATCAAAAATCAATTGCAGCAAGGCAAAAATTGATTATCGAAAAAGGATGGAGTATATCAGATAAAGGTATTAAATGTCCTGGTCCTGTAAGTTTTAATGCTTTAGGAGGGACTCCTAACATTATAGATGATCAAACACCTAATGATGATCATCAAGTAGTACCTCCTAGTGAGGCGCCAACAAAGGATGGATTATATGCGAAATGGTATACGAGTGAAGACGAGGGCGTAACATTTGGTGACGCTTGGGATTTCAATGATGTCGTAATTTCGGAAATGACTCTATATGCTCAATATTATGAAGGAGGAACTATTACTTATGAATTAAGTGGTGGAGAAAATAATCCTAAGAATCCTTTAGCATATACTGTACATGATGAAATAGTTTTTAGTACTCCAAGCAAACTAGGGTATAGTTTCTTAGGTTGGTATGATAATGCAGATTTCGAGGGAGAACCTATAGAGACTGTCGAATTAGGTAGTAGAGGTAATGTTAGTCTTTGGGCTCAATGGGAAATTGAGGAATATACAATTACATATTCATTGAATGGAGGTGATAACAGTGCTAGTAATCCATCTATCTATACCGTTCTAGATGAAGTTACACTTGAAGAGCCTACAAAGTTAGGATATGCATTCTTAGGTTGGTATGATAATCAATACTTTACAGGAGAACCTCTTACAGATCTAATAGGAATAGCTAGAGATATTAATCTTTGGGCAAAATGGGAGTTTGGAGTTAAACCACAAGGAGAAGGGACAGAGGCTAATCCATACCAAATCTCCAATCTTGGAGAGTTGCGTTGGTTATCAGTTGGTTTGGAGAATGGTTTAACAGAGGAAGAACGTTGGCAAGGAGATAATGCATTTTATGTACTCACTGCAAACATTGATGCAACTGAAACAGCAGAATGGCGAAATGGTAAAGGTTTTGCACCTATCGGATCTTATTTTTCTTATCTATTTGATGGTAGTTTTGATGGGCAGGGTTATACTATTTCTAATTTATATATTTCAAATGAGTCTGAGAATGACCAAGGTTTGTTTGGGGGTATTTTTGGTGCTGAAATTAAAAACCTCAGATTAGAAAATCTGCAAATTAAAGGAAATGATGCAGTAGGAGCAATAGGCTATGCAGCGCAATCTACAATAACAGGTATTCATGTAAGTGGAACAATAGAAGGAAATGAGCGTGTAGGTGGTATTGTAGGTTCACTGACAAATACAACTATAGGTCAGTCTTCATCTGATGTTGAGATTACGGCTAGTAAAGAAGTAGGAGGACTTGTTGGATATGCGACAACTGTTTTTGGAGCGGGTGGCTTAGATGCTAAAATTAATTATTCTTTTGCTGTTGGAGAAATCAATGGGACAAGTCATTTGGGTGGTATATTAGGTTATGGAGCTACGAGTGTAGAAATTTCGAATACTTTCTCAACCCTTGATATTTCGGGAGCAAGTGAAGTAGGAGGTATTGCAGGTGAAAATAATGGAGGTTATACAGAAAAATCTTATGCTATAGGAGCTATCTCTGCAAGCGGAAGCAGTGTAGGAGGTGTGATTGGTGTAAATTCTACGGGACTTTGGGTAGAAAAATCGTATTGGGATAAAGAAACAACTGGAGTTACTACATCGGCAGGTCTCAATGATAGTAATGGTTTGAAGACAAGTGAATTCAACCAACAAAATAAATTCTCATCTTGGGACTTTACAAATGATTGGGTTATTACCAAACTCCGTTATGATGAAGCTCCACGTCCGTATTTTAGATGGCAGACGATTGAAGTTACGGCTACAACGGATGGTAATGGAGTAATTGAAGGAGATGCTCTATTTGTAGAAGTAGGTAGTAGTCCAATATTTACTGTAGTACCGAATGAAGGCTATAATGTCTCAACGGTTACTGTTGATGAACAAGAGATTACATTGGATGACAATTCAAGCTTTACTATTGAGGAAGTGACTGAAGCAGCAACAATTCATGCAACCTTTGAGTTGAAGACTTTTGATATTACAGTCACTCAAGCTGATAATGGAGTGATCAGCCCTTCAACAGCAACTGTAGATTATGACTCAAGTCAAGTATTCACGATTACACCAAATGAAGGTTATGAAATCACAGACGTACAAGTAGATGGAGAATCAGTTGGCATTGTAAGTGAATATACTTTTGAGAATGTATCAGAAGAACATACAATCACAGCAAGCTATGCTTTGAAGACCTTTGATATCACAGTTACTCAAGGAGAGAATGGGATGATAAGTCCTTCCACTACAACCGTAAACTATGGCTCTAATCAGACTTTTGTAATTACAGCAGATGATAATTATGAGATTGCAGATGTATTAGTTGATGGAGAGTCAGTAGGTCTTGTGAGTGAATATACTTTTGAGAATGTGACCGAGGTACATGCAATTACAGCAAGCTTTATCATTAAATCTTTTAAGATTTCAGTATTACAATCTGAAGGAGGTGAGATCAGCCCTGAATCAACTATTGTGAACTATGGCAAAGAGCTAAGTTTCACAATCACGCCAGATTATGGCTATAACATTGCTAATGTTTATGTAGATGGCGAAGGAGTAGGAGCTATAGAATCTTATACTTTTGAAAATGTGACTGAAGAACATGAGATCAGAGCAGAATTTTCGCGAATTACTTCGGTAGAGATAGAGTTAGGTGAAATTTCGTTCTACCCTAATCCATCTTCTCATTGGATAGAACTAAGTGGTATAGAGACAAATAGTAATCTTTTGATTGTGAATAGTATAGGAGTAAGCGTAGCTAGTTATAATATCAAAACATCCAAACAAAAGATATCTATAGTAGAATTACCAACTGGTGTGTATTTTCTTAAGTTAGATGGGAAATTAATAGGGAAACTGGTTAAAGAATAA
- a CDS encoding family 20 glycosylhydrolase — translation MKHNLVVLSFFFSSLNLYAQEEQTRNFMPVPQEVTWENGRFDIDQNFTLSLHGNFDDRLYGASQRFLRRLQERTGVFFEQAYVNESHVNQQAKFIIEVERAGVVKLNEDESYSLQVNSDQILLKAKTDIGAIRGLETLLQTFDADRKGAFFMTANIQDSPRFPWRGLMLDVSRHFHPMDVVKRQLDAMAAVKMNVLHMHLADDQGFRIESKALPKLHELASEGEYFTQDEIREIIAYADDRGIRVMPEFDMPGHATAMILAYPEMASAPFQYMDKKPDLSPEEKKKAYAEMNVEHILERHAGVFDPTIDPTNEKNYELINLLIDEMTALFPDEYFHIGGDENEYKQWADNDQIQAFMKENDIPDHHMLQNYFNTKLLAMIQAQGKKMMGWDEILVEGLPKDAIIQSWRGKESLFEAAEKGYTGLLSNGYYIDLMHSVDDHYTVDPLEGGEQLSEEEQKSILGGEATMWSELVTKNTIDSRIWPRTAAIAERLWSSSSVTDLDDMHRRLDVTSRTLEEFGLKHITQPNVILRNIARSGDIAALKVLTGVAEPMEHYNRNPLGLMYTMQSPYTLFADACIADAPDARVFRKLVEAYLAGGTSKENEIKDWLHFWSANHEAFMKLREHSSTLAEVEPLSENLSKLAEITLESFDHSKAIDQEWYHEAEQFYYEARKQQARTILQVVKPMEKLFKNNTKVLYAKHTTSIPKIDCSFSDWNIEDWSLFTSEREYVGGAYRTDSAHYALQWDENNLYVALRMNNFKISADKKYGDALGNFIELIFETEDQSRYTYLLQANNKSIATKEVNETSTSWKNKIKSKVIVMGTLNVQEDWDEAYQVEIAIPWKDLNSKFSDAIKMNMVIHEKASADEDLKFDYLIGTSPNAHLILVE, via the coding sequence ATGAAGCACAATTTAGTCGTACTAAGTTTCTTCTTCTCTAGTCTCAACTTGTACGCACAAGAAGAACAAACAAGAAACTTTATGCCTGTCCCACAAGAAGTAACTTGGGAAAATGGCAGGTTTGATATTGATCAAAATTTTACACTTTCCCTACACGGAAATTTTGATGATAGATTGTATGGTGCAAGCCAAAGGTTTTTACGTCGTTTGCAAGAAAGAACAGGTGTCTTTTTTGAGCAAGCGTATGTCAATGAAAGCCATGTCAATCAACAAGCAAAGTTTATCATTGAGGTAGAAAGAGCGGGAGTCGTAAAATTGAATGAAGATGAAAGTTATAGTCTTCAAGTAAACTCAGATCAGATTTTACTAAAAGCAAAAACAGATATTGGAGCAATTAGAGGATTGGAAACCTTACTTCAAACCTTTGATGCAGACCGAAAAGGTGCCTTTTTCATGACTGCAAATATTCAAGATAGTCCACGATTTCCTTGGCGTGGTTTGATGCTTGATGTATCACGTCATTTTCACCCAATGGATGTCGTAAAAAGGCAATTGGATGCAATGGCAGCCGTAAAAATGAATGTACTTCATATGCACCTTGCAGACGATCAAGGTTTCAGAATTGAAAGTAAAGCACTCCCAAAATTACATGAATTGGCAAGTGAGGGAGAATATTTTACCCAAGATGAAATCAGAGAGATCATAGCATATGCAGATGACAGAGGTATTCGTGTAATGCCAGAGTTCGATATGCCAGGACATGCCACAGCCATGATTTTGGCTTATCCAGAAATGGCAAGTGCTCCTTTTCAGTATATGGATAAGAAGCCCGATTTGAGTCCTGAAGAAAAGAAAAAAGCCTATGCAGAAATGAACGTAGAGCATATCTTGGAAAGACATGCAGGTGTTTTTGATCCTACAATTGACCCTACAAATGAGAAAAACTACGAGCTGATCAATTTATTGATCGATGAAATGACAGCGCTATTCCCCGATGAGTATTTCCATATTGGAGGAGATGAAAATGAATATAAGCAATGGGCTGACAATGATCAGATTCAAGCTTTCATGAAAGAAAATGACATTCCAGATCATCATATGCTTCAGAATTACTTCAACACCAAATTGTTGGCAATGATCCAAGCACAAGGAAAGAAAATGATGGGTTGGGATGAAATTTTGGTAGAAGGCTTACCAAAAGATGCCATTATTCAGTCTTGGAGAGGAAAAGAGTCGTTGTTCGAAGCCGCAGAAAAAGGTTATACAGGGCTTCTTTCAAATGGTTATTACATTGATTTGATGCATTCGGTAGACGATCATTATACGGTTGATCCTTTGGAAGGTGGTGAGCAACTTTCTGAAGAAGAACAAAAAAGTATTCTAGGGGGCGAAGCGACAATGTGGTCTGAATTGGTTACCAAAAATACGATTGATTCTAGAATTTGGCCACGGACAGCAGCGATTGCGGAGAGACTTTGGTCTTCAAGTTCGGTAACAGACCTAGATGATATGCACCGAAGATTGGATGTGACAAGTCGTACATTGGAAGAGTTTGGTCTAAAGCACATCACTCAGCCCAATGTGATTTTGAGAAATATTGCTCGTTCGGGAGATATTGCAGCCTTAAAAGTATTGACGGGAGTGGCTGAACCAATGGAACATTATAACAGAAATCCGTTAGGTTTAATGTATACCATGCAATCGCCATATACCTTATTTGCAGATGCTTGTATTGCAGATGCTCCAGATGCACGTGTTTTCAGAAAATTGGTTGAAGCATATTTGGCAGGAGGTACTTCAAAAGAAAATGAGATCAAAGATTGGTTACATTTCTGGAGTGCAAATCATGAAGCGTTTATGAAATTACGTGAACACTCTTCGACATTGGCTGAAGTAGAACCACTTTCAGAAAACTTATCTAAATTGGCTGAAATTACCTTGGAAAGTTTCGACCATTCGAAGGCTATTGACCAAGAGTGGTATCATGAGGCTGAGCAATTCTATTATGAGGCCAGAAAGCAACAAGCTCGTACAATTTTACAGGTTGTAAAACCAATGGAGAAATTGTTCAAGAATAACACAAAAGTGCTTTACGCCAAACATACGACAAGTATTCCAAAGATTGATTGTAGTTTCTCAGATTGGAATATTGAAGACTGGAGTTTATTCACCAGTGAAAGAGAATATGTGGGCGGAGCTTACAGAACGGATAGTGCTCATTATGCTTTACAATGGGATGAAAACAATCTTTATGTGGCATTGAGAATGAATAACTTCAAAATTAGTGCAGATAAAAAATACGGAGATGCTTTAGGAAACTTCATTGAGCTGATTTTTGAAACGGAAGATCAATCAAGGTATACTTATTTATTGCAAGCGAATAACAAATCAATAGCAACCAAAGAAGTCAATGAAACATCTACTTCATGGAAGAATAAGATAAAGTCTAAAGTGATTGTGATGGGAACTCTAAATGTACAAGAAGATTGGGATGAGGCTTATCAAGTAGAAATAGCAATTCCTTGGAAAGACTTAAATTCAAAGTTCTCTGATGCCATCAAAATGAATATGGTCATCCATGAGAAAGCTTCAGCAGATGAAGATCTCAAGTTTGATTATCTGATAGGAACAAGCCCTAATGCTCATTTAATTTTAGTTGAGTAG
- the trpF gene encoding phosphoribosylanthranilate isomerase, translating to MALKTRVKVSEVTNLHNGRYCAGMGVEMIGFPLDKEHPDFVSPERFKEISSWLAGIKFVAEINQSLDIDFEAYEKFDFIQTDKLDLLEDLQNLATPLVFKYDLAIEAELEDVTSVLTAVKDKVDFIIIESKAQLDAKRIDLLSKVAKEFKLFLGFGINHENVTEMIDTIQPEGISLKGGAEIKVGINDFDELADILEELDTDEFAFN from the coding sequence ATGGCTTTAAAAACCAGAGTAAAAGTAAGCGAAGTTACTAACTTACACAATGGTAGATATTGTGCAGGAATGGGAGTTGAAATGATTGGTTTTCCTCTTGACAAAGAACATCCTGACTTTGTAAGCCCTGAAAGATTTAAAGAAATCTCTTCTTGGTTGGCAGGAATTAAGTTTGTCGCAGAAATCAACCAGTCATTGGATATTGACTTTGAAGCCTATGAAAAATTCGATTTCATCCAGACCGATAAACTAGACTTACTCGAAGATTTACAGAACTTAGCTACTCCATTAGTATTTAAATATGATTTGGCCATTGAAGCCGAATTAGAAGATGTAACCTCAGTGTTAACTGCTGTAAAAGATAAAGTTGATTTTATTATTATCGAATCTAAGGCTCAACTTGATGCCAAAAGAATTGATCTTTTGAGTAAAGTAGCCAAAGAATTTAAGCTATTCTTGGGCTTCGGCATCAATCATGAGAATGTTACAGAAATGATTGATACTATTCAACCTGAAGGTATTTCATTGAAGGGAGGAGCAGAAATCAAGGTAGGAATCAATGATTTTGATGAACTTGCAGATATTTTGGAAGAATTAGATACAGATGAATTTGCTTTCAACTAA